One region of Syntrophobacter fumaroxidans MPOB genomic DNA includes:
- a CDS encoding RluA family pseudouridine synthase, translating to MDFRIPDTDRWTADPALKGTGLARLIARYLLISEDRAEDLIDFGSVYIDGRVERNPARTLRGGEEIVVNWPRHGTQRHYEIDPARILYRDAHLLAYDKEAGVPSQQTPADAYNNLYAALIRFLAGEARASAPYVALHHRLDRETSGVMVFALDRAVNRRLGESFQEKRVVKDYLAWVDGVPVLDRWTAVEDICRKDGRYRTCPQGRGKAARTLLRVLLRAGDRALIAARPVTGRTHQIRLHLAACGHPVIGDRLYGGTSGERLHLHALRLRLPHPKHDSELVLSAPVPEYWPEPRAVDIPD from the coding sequence ATGGATTTCCGGATCCCGGATACCGACCGCTGGACGGCTGATCCGGCCCTGAAAGGGACCGGGCTTGCGCGCCTCATCGCCCGATACCTGCTCATCTCCGAGGACCGGGCGGAGGATCTCATCGATTTCGGGTCGGTTTACATTGACGGGCGCGTCGAGCGGAATCCGGCACGAACGCTCCGGGGCGGCGAGGAAATCGTCGTCAACTGGCCCCGGCACGGTACGCAACGGCACTATGAGATCGATCCCGCCCGCATACTCTACCGGGACGCTCACCTGCTGGCCTACGACAAGGAAGCCGGGGTCCCCAGCCAGCAGACCCCCGCCGACGCTTACAACAACCTCTACGCGGCGCTGATCCGGTTTCTCGCCGGGGAAGCCCGCGCCTCGGCGCCGTACGTTGCGCTCCACCATCGCCTCGACAGGGAAACCAGCGGCGTGATGGTGTTTGCCCTGGATCGCGCCGTCAATCGCCGGCTCGGGGAGTCATTCCAGGAGAAGCGCGTGGTGAAGGATTACCTTGCCTGGGTGGACGGAGTTCCCGTCCTGGACCGCTGGACGGCCGTCGAAGACATTTGCAGAAAGGACGGGCGCTACCGAACCTGCCCGCAAGGGAGGGGAAAAGCGGCACGGACCTTGTTGCGAGTGCTGTTGCGCGCGGGCGACAGGGCGTTGATCGCCGCCCGGCCCGTCACCGGGCGAACCCACCAGATCCGGCTTCATCTCGCCGCGTGCGGCCATCCGGTGATCGGCGACCGGCTCTACGGCGGGACCTCGGGGGAACGGCTCCATCTTCATGCCCTGCGGCTCAGGCTCCCTCATCCGAAGCACGATTCGGAGCTGGTTCTGAGCGCTCCTGTTCCGGAGTACTGGCCGGAACCTCGGGCAGTGGACATTCCGGATTGA
- a CDS encoding ATP-binding protein: MPRGCVRPAHRSGQGAGLGPANVRKTVEAHGGEIEALGPPGEMTRFIIRLPAEVKEKERQEPWRKPGRWTGGAEDDTHGFPDPGYRPLDG, from the coding sequence CTGCCCCGAGGCTGCGTCCGACCGGCACATCGGTCCGGACAAGGGGCGGGGCTGGGCCCGGCCAATGTGCGCAAGACCGTGGAGGCCCATGGAGGTGAGATCGAAGCGCTCGGCCCGCCGGGAGAAATGACCCGCTTCATCATCCGCCTTCCCGCGGAGGTGAAGGAAAAAGAGCGGCAGGAACCATGGCGAAAACCGGGGCGATGGACAGGCGGAGCCGAGGATGACACCCATGGATTTCCGGATCCCGGATACCGACCGCTGGACGGCTGA